A DNA window from Candidatus Protochlamydia naegleriophila contains the following coding sequences:
- a CDS encoding MarC family protein, with amino-acid sequence MTIIQLAMIFFIITNPIGNCPTIIALIKDHTIPQQQKILFRESMFALILAVFFLFLGETFLSSLNIRNYALTISGGVLLFLVALKMIFSDRTEAKADTPKQDPFIVPIATPLLSGAGLLTMIMLYSKQEANDMKIFLAILLAWVGVTGVLVSAPYLQVFLGKRGLAALEQLMGMLLAMIATEMIVQGSSLFLTALSTV; translated from the coding sequence GTGACTATCATTCAGCTAGCAATGATTTTCTTTATCATTACCAATCCAATTGGCAACTGCCCAACTATTATCGCCCTCATTAAAGACCACACCATTCCGCAGCAACAAAAGATCTTATTCCGAGAGTCGATGTTTGCCTTAATTTTGGCCGTCTTTTTCTTATTCTTGGGCGAAACATTTCTTAGCAGCTTGAATATCCGCAACTACGCACTCACAATCAGTGGTGGCGTTCTCTTATTTTTAGTTGCCCTCAAGATGATTTTTTCCGATCGTACAGAAGCCAAGGCAGATACTCCCAAACAAGATCCATTTATTGTGCCAATTGCCACTCCTCTGTTATCGGGAGCAGGTTTGCTGACCATGATCATGCTTTACTCTAAGCAAGAAGCTAACGACATGAAAATCTTCCTGGCTATTTTGCTCGCTTGGGTTGGCGTGACGGGCGTGTTAGTTTCAGCCCCATACCTGCAGGTCTTCCTTGGAAAGCGTGGTTTAGCGGCTCTTGAACAGCTCATGGGAATGTTGCTGGCGATGATTGCCACTGAAATGATTGTTCAAGGATCGTCCTTATTTTTAACTGCCCTCTCTACAGTTTAA
- a CDS encoding MarC family protein: MSLFSIALVLLLIMDPVGNISAYQSMVKELNPKRQSWIVFREMLIALGVMIAFNYLGELIFDFLDLSETTVRLSSGVILFLIAIKILFTASDSPRANLPKGEPFIFPLAVPLIAGPGLMATLMLYAHLEPYQSIMIIAILIAWALSVVILLFSGTIKRFLGSSGLMACERLIGMVLVLIAVQRFLEGILLFWATQPQPA; this comes from the coding sequence ATGTCCCTCTTTAGCATTGCACTAGTGCTTCTCCTGATCATGGACCCGGTCGGAAATATTTCTGCTTACCAATCGATGGTTAAAGAACTAAACCCTAAACGCCAGTCTTGGATTGTATTCAGGGAAATGCTTATTGCCTTAGGCGTGATGATTGCTTTTAATTATTTAGGTGAACTCATCTTCGACTTCCTCGATCTATCCGAAACGACTGTTCGCTTGTCATCCGGCGTAATCCTCTTTTTAATCGCAATAAAAATTCTATTTACGGCTTCGGACAGTCCAAGAGCCAATCTTCCAAAGGGGGAACCGTTTATTTTCCCATTAGCAGTTCCACTAATTGCAGGGCCTGGACTCATGGCAACTCTCATGCTTTATGCTCATTTGGAGCCCTATCAATCCATTATGATCATAGCTATTTTAATTGCTTGGGCACTATCCGTTGTTATTCTCCTATTTTCCGGCACTATTAAACGCTTTTTAGGGTCAAGCGGCTTGATGGCTTGCGAAAGATTAATTGGCATGGTGCTCGTTTTAATCGCTGTTCAGCGCTTTTTGGAAGGGATATTACTCTTTTGGGCAACACAGCCTCAGCCAGCGTAA
- the truA gene encoding tRNA pseudouridine(38-40) synthase TruA: protein MQNIKLTIAYDGRNYLGWQKTHMGPSIEETLQTILEQILQHPTPLQAASRTDAGVHALGQIVNFLTAKPVADFNRLVISLNSLLPKDITILAAEPAAAFFHPTLDSTGKEYRYFVCYDSFQLPHHRFYSWHCPYPLQLDEMRSALAFLIGEHNFEAFCNFKKNAHYTDFVRHIQIIAIEELEDKRLCIRVRGNHFLYKMVRNLVGTLVYVGKGKIAKESIPMILKSGKRTEAGVTAPAHGLFLHTVFY, encoded by the coding sequence ATGCAAAACATTAAGCTTACCATAGCCTACGATGGACGAAATTACTTAGGGTGGCAAAAGACTCACATGGGACCAAGCATTGAAGAAACGCTTCAAACCATTTTAGAGCAAATTCTTCAACACCCTACTCCTTTGCAAGCTGCCAGCCGCACAGATGCCGGAGTGCATGCTCTTGGACAAATTGTCAATTTTTTAACAGCTAAGCCAGTTGCAGACTTTAACAGGCTTGTAATTAGTTTAAACAGCCTGCTTCCTAAAGACATTACGATTTTAGCTGCAGAACCTGCTGCAGCTTTTTTTCATCCAACCCTGGATTCTACAGGCAAAGAATACCGCTACTTTGTTTGTTACGACTCATTTCAGCTTCCTCATCATCGCTTTTATTCGTGGCATTGCCCTTATCCGCTACAGCTAGATGAAATGAGGAGTGCTCTTGCTTTTCTAATTGGAGAGCACAATTTCGAAGCCTTTTGCAATTTCAAGAAGAATGCCCACTACACTGACTTTGTCAGGCATATTCAGATCATTGCCATTGAAGAATTGGAAGATAAGCGGCTTTGTATAAGGGTCAGGGGAAACCACTTTTTATACAAGATGGTACGCAATCTGGTCGGCACTTTGGTTTATGTCGGCAAAGGCAAAATAGCCAAAGAATCCATTCCAATGATACTCAAATCAGGAAAAAGGACTGAGGCTGGTGTGACAGCGCCGGCGCATGGATTGTTCCTCCACACCGTTTTTTATTAA
- a CDS encoding DUF368 domain-containing protein, with amino-acid sequence MPSSSASPYKGFYLFFCGLCVGTADLVPGISGGTIAFIMGFYQALLESLKTINLETLKLLVTFQWRSFFQQVAWKFLVTLVGGIACAILSFSSFLHMVLSDEVYRVYLYAGFLGLILASFTFCLRQISQWSLKVGAGLLVGIVTAYFLTDATLAPQVDGFYAVQIDLNYSTSDLSNYSAEEKLLKELSGSTLGVLLAKKVIQPSTPVYDEKGVLVGIASQFATLHRVSFLDLWLIACGAIAVCALLLPGVSGSYLLTLLGVYPIVIAALADFVAGIGQFTIDLEALSVLFSLLIGIVGGAIGFARFVSALLRHYPDLSLAVLSGFMIGALRSVWPFWSYTHALLPLKLDKGPQLILLHPIWPSFDSSLFWLACLCCTIGYGTVFLVEYLAKCKATEIVDPV; translated from the coding sequence ATGCCTTCATCTTCCGCCTCTCCCTATAAAGGATTTTATCTGTTTTTTTGTGGCCTTTGCGTGGGAACCGCAGATTTGGTACCGGGGATTTCGGGCGGAACAATTGCTTTTATTATGGGGTTTTACCAAGCTCTCTTAGAAAGTTTAAAAACAATCAATTTAGAAACGCTTAAATTGTTGGTGACCTTTCAGTGGCGCAGTTTTTTTCAGCAGGTGGCATGGAAGTTTCTAGTGACTCTTGTTGGAGGGATTGCATGCGCTATTTTAAGCTTTTCTAGTTTCTTGCATATGGTTCTTTCCGATGAGGTCTATCGCGTCTATTTATATGCGGGCTTTTTAGGGTTGATTTTGGCGTCCTTTACTTTTTGTCTGCGGCAGATTAGTCAGTGGAGTTTGAAAGTTGGGGCTGGATTGCTCGTTGGCATTGTGACGGCCTATTTTTTGACAGATGCAACGTTAGCACCTCAGGTTGATGGCTTCTATGCCGTTCAAATCGATTTGAACTATTCTACTTCAGACCTATCCAATTATAGTGCCGAAGAGAAGCTTTTGAAAGAGCTGTCTGGATCTACATTAGGGGTTCTTCTTGCAAAAAAAGTGATTCAGCCAAGCACTCCAGTCTATGATGAAAAGGGAGTATTAGTCGGTATTGCGAGTCAATTTGCTACCCTGCATCGTGTGAGTTTTCTTGATTTATGGTTGATTGCTTGCGGCGCGATTGCCGTATGCGCATTGCTGCTTCCTGGTGTTTCTGGAAGTTATTTGCTGACTCTTTTAGGTGTCTATCCAATTGTCATAGCTGCTTTAGCAGATTTTGTTGCAGGAATTGGTCAATTTACAATTGACCTTGAAGCTCTTTCAGTCTTATTTAGTCTATTAATCGGAATTGTAGGGGGAGCTATTGGCTTTGCTCGGTTTGTGAGTGCTTTATTGCGTCATTATCCTGATCTTAGTTTGGCTGTTTTATCAGGTTTTATGATTGGAGCTTTGCGTTCTGTTTGGCCGTTTTGGTCCTACACGCATGCTTTATTACCTCTAAAGCTGGATAAAGGACCTCAGCTCATTTTATTGCATCCCATCTGGCCTTCTTTCGATTCCTCACTGTTCTGGCTTGCCTGTCTATGCTGTACTATTGGTTATGGGACGGTTTTCTTGGTTGAATACTTGGCTAAATGTAAAGCAACCGAGATTGTAGATCCTGTTTAG
- a CDS encoding helix-turn-helix domain-containing protein, with translation MLMDNQEKGVERRKGGSEIDPALQQEMQAVGDLLRQKRKQMNVSLKEAENATSIRMTYLQALEEGEMDKLISPVYAQGFFKQYASFLGIDGESIVREKPFVFNRPEAQEFSYGIGTLEVRGNPGAGVKWFPNAMWVLAFILVLASAWYVARFFGVL, from the coding sequence ATGTTAATGGATAACCAGGAGAAAGGTGTGGAACGCAGAAAAGGCGGGTCAGAAATTGATCCTGCACTGCAACAAGAAATGCAGGCGGTAGGAGATCTCTTGCGCCAAAAACGCAAGCAAATGAATGTCTCCCTTAAAGAAGCTGAAAATGCAACGTCTATTCGTATGACTTATTTGCAAGCGCTAGAAGAAGGGGAAATGGATAAGCTTATCTCCCCAGTCTATGCCCAAGGCTTTTTTAAGCAATATGCCTCTTTTTTGGGAATTGATGGGGAATCGATTGTCCGGGAAAAACCTTTCGTTTTCAATCGCCCAGAAGCACAAGAGTTCTCTTATGGTATTGGTACTTTAGAGGTTAGGGGGAATCCTGGGGCCGGAGTTAAGTGGTTTCCCAACGCTATGTGGGTATTGGCTTTTATCCTTGTTTTGGCTTCCGCATGGTACGTTGCCAGGTTCTTTGGAGTCCTTTAA
- the rnhC gene encoding ribonuclease HIII has product MTDASPAPFVTTLDLKLADKLLKDLQKQEFAITSPPHTRFSARKKGLTCTLYTSGKLVVQGKEQASFIEFYLEPEILGTFTFTHPLANVHFTPHIGIDESGKGDFFGPLCVAGVYVTSEQFPKLVAMGIKDSKTLNAATIAKLAAQIKSLCLYHIVKINPVKYNEIYESFKNLNRLLAWGHATTIEQLVQRSGCQEVTIDQFADERVVLLALKRKKMEVQLTQRHRAEDDVVVAAASILARQAFVDGLEQMSQEIGITLPKGSSAATLAAGKKVLKNLGIERLLSICKQHFKTLDAILGKERE; this is encoded by the coding sequence ATGACAGACGCTTCGCCCGCTCCATTTGTTACAACGTTGGACTTAAAGCTTGCCGACAAGTTATTAAAAGATCTCCAAAAACAGGAATTTGCAATAACTTCTCCTCCTCACACACGTTTTTCTGCACGTAAAAAAGGACTAACTTGCACGCTCTATACATCGGGAAAGCTTGTCGTTCAAGGCAAAGAACAGGCCTCGTTTATCGAATTTTACCTCGAACCAGAGATTTTGGGCACCTTCACCTTTACCCATCCATTGGCAAATGTCCATTTTACTCCCCATATTGGCATTGATGAATCAGGCAAAGGAGATTTTTTTGGACCGCTATGCGTAGCAGGTGTCTATGTCACCTCTGAGCAATTCCCCAAACTCGTGGCTATGGGAATAAAAGACTCCAAAACTTTGAACGCCGCCACGATCGCCAAATTGGCTGCGCAGATCAAATCGCTTTGCCTCTACCACATCGTCAAAATCAACCCTGTAAAATACAACGAGATCTATGAGAGTTTCAAGAACCTCAATCGTCTCTTAGCTTGGGGACATGCTACCACCATCGAACAACTCGTCCAACGCTCAGGCTGCCAAGAGGTTACCATCGACCAATTCGCTGATGAACGCGTCGTCCTACTTGCTTTAAAACGAAAAAAAATGGAGGTCCAATTGACACAAAGGCATCGAGCAGAAGATGACGTTGTCGTTGCGGCCGCATCTATTTTAGCAAGGCAGGCCTTTGTCGACGGCTTAGAGCAGATGAGTCAAGAAATTGGAATAACTCTGCCTAAAGGGAGCTCCGCGGCAACATTAGCCGCCGGCAAAAAAGTTTTAAAAAACTTGGGTATCGAAAGATTGCTAAGCATCTGTAAGCAACACTTTAAAACTCTTGACGCAATTTTAGGGAAAGAAAGAGAATAG
- the recN gene encoding DNA repair protein RecN: MLKHLRIQNIILVENADISFSSGLNILTGETGSGKSAIMHGLSLAIGERADTSLIRKGCDKGVVEAIFDLDLLNLTQLLAEGGIEHEHGQELIIRREISLSGKSRVFINNQLAHASFLRKFGSQIVRIVGQHANQTLLSLDYHREVLDLYGSLSTYVQEFQTSYELESDLKTRLDQLVQQEAQRLREIDICQRELEELDEAQLKAGEDEELFAEYTLLFNAEELAEKIQEINLALSGERQAILTALNRQKQTLESLVSFDPHLQETAQAFQNAMLELQEISHTLRHYQSRLNHDPERLHIVNERLTLLNRLKRKYGSTLDDILTYQTVAQEKLLRLENADAEIETLQAELQIAEAKTNHCAQILSDQRQQFSTQLQEHLTSQLHSLNMSKAEFKVSVTPQKRTQYGDDKIEFFLQPNVGEHQIALKDGASGGEISRVLLALQTLLAGKEQTSTLIFDEVDANIGGETATIVGDKLKEIGLQHQVICITHFPQVANLAHHHIQISKVEKEGRTITQIQELDPASRQQELARMAGFKTIQREQQHNASVLV; this comes from the coding sequence ATGTTAAAACACCTTCGCATTCAAAATATTATTCTAGTTGAAAATGCCGATATTTCTTTTAGCTCGGGCCTAAACATTCTAACAGGCGAAACGGGATCGGGCAAATCGGCCATCATGCATGGCTTAAGCTTAGCAATTGGAGAGCGTGCCGACACCTCATTGATTCGTAAAGGATGCGATAAAGGGGTTGTGGAAGCAATCTTCGATCTCGATCTCTTGAATTTAACCCAATTGCTTGCAGAAGGGGGGATTGAACATGAACATGGCCAAGAACTAATCATCCGGCGTGAAATTTCGCTTTCAGGCAAGAGCCGCGTTTTCATTAACAATCAACTCGCTCATGCTTCATTTTTGCGCAAATTTGGATCGCAAATCGTACGCATCGTGGGGCAGCACGCCAATCAAACTCTACTTTCTCTTGATTACCATCGCGAGGTTCTCGATCTTTACGGAAGTTTGTCGACATACGTCCAAGAGTTTCAAACAAGCTATGAGCTAGAAAGCGATCTCAAAACAAGACTCGATCAACTCGTTCAACAAGAAGCCCAGCGTTTGCGCGAAATCGATATTTGTCAAAGAGAGTTAGAAGAGCTTGATGAGGCGCAGCTTAAGGCCGGGGAAGATGAAGAGCTGTTTGCAGAATATACCCTTCTTTTTAATGCTGAAGAATTGGCCGAAAAGATCCAAGAAATCAACCTTGCCTTGTCAGGCGAACGACAAGCCATCTTAACAGCCTTAAACCGTCAAAAACAGACATTAGAATCTCTTGTCAGCTTTGATCCTCATTTGCAAGAAACAGCGCAAGCCTTTCAAAACGCTATGCTCGAACTTCAAGAAATTTCGCATACTTTAAGGCACTATCAAAGCCGCCTCAATCACGACCCCGAAAGACTCCATATCGTGAACGAGCGTTTAACCCTCTTAAACAGACTTAAGCGAAAGTATGGATCAACCTTAGATGACATCTTAACTTACCAAACAGTAGCGCAAGAGAAGCTGCTGCGCTTAGAAAATGCAGATGCTGAAATTGAAACACTCCAAGCCGAATTGCAAATAGCAGAAGCAAAAACGAATCATTGCGCCCAAATACTGTCAGACCAAAGACAGCAATTTTCTACACAGTTGCAAGAGCATTTAACGTCGCAACTCCACTCGCTCAACATGTCAAAAGCCGAATTCAAAGTTTCTGTCACCCCTCAAAAGCGAACTCAGTATGGTGATGATAAAATTGAATTTTTCCTGCAACCCAATGTGGGCGAACATCAAATCGCCTTAAAGGACGGCGCCAGCGGCGGAGAAATTTCCCGCGTCCTTCTAGCTTTGCAAACCCTCTTGGCAGGTAAAGAACAAACCTCAACGCTCATTTTTGATGAGGTTGACGCTAATATTGGCGGAGAAACAGCTACGATCGTAGGAGATAAACTCAAAGAAATCGGCCTGCAGCATCAAGTGATTTGCATCACCCACTTTCCTCAGGTAGCCAATTTAGCCCACCATCATATACAGATTTCCAAAGTTGAAAAAGAGGGACGCACCATTACTCAAATTCAAGAGCTTGATCCCGCCTCACGCCAACAAGAATTGGCGCGTATGGCAGGCTTTAAAACAATCCAACGCGAACAACAGCACAACGCATCTGTTTTAGTCTGA